The window CAGAAGCGGGTGATCGCCGTCGGACCGCCGAGCTCACGGAGCAGCAGGTTGTCGGCGGCGTTGTCGCTGTAGTCGATGGCCGCGACGCACAGCTCGGCCACGGTCATGCCGTTGGCGAGGTGCTCGGGCGTGCCCGTGATCGGGGCGTAGCCCGAGTTCTTGACGTCCTGCTCGGTGTACCGGATCCGCTTGGCGAGGTACTCGCCGCCCCGGTCGAGGTCCCGCAGGACGGCCGCGGCGGTGATCGTCTTGTGCGCGGAACAGATGGGGAAGCGCTCGTCGGCGCGGTACGTCACGGTCCGGCCCGTGACGGTGTTGCGCCCGAACACCCCGAGCCGGGCGCCGTGCTCCCGTTCCAGGTCGGCCAGGGCCCGGCCCACCGCGTCCCCACCCGCCGGAGCGAGGCCCGCCGCATGGGCCGACCCGCCCGCCGACACACCGGCGGCGAGTACCGCCCCGGCACCGAAGGCCAGCACCGCGCGACGCCCGGGGCGCCCTGCGAAGGTCTCCACGATCGCATTCTCCTCTTGTTCGGCAACGATCCTTCGGAACTCAGGACGCCCCGGCAGCCCCACCGGTTCACCCGCTTCCCAACGGATCGTCCGACGAACGGCCCCGGCCCGCCTTCACGGGGCCCGCCGG of the Kitasatospora sp. NBC_01246 genome contains:
- the bla gene encoding class A beta-lactamase, with the protein product METFAGRPGRRAVLAFGAGAVLAAGVSAGGSAHAAGLAPAGGDAVGRALADLEREHGARLGVFGRNTVTGRTVTYRADERFPICSAHKTITAAAVLRDLDRGGEYLAKRIRYTEQDVKNSGYAPITGTPEHLANGMTVAELCVAAIDYSDNAADNLLLRELGGPTAITRFCRSIGDRVTRLDRWEPALNSAEPERTTDTTTPAAIGRTNQKLVLGDALAPRDRRQLTDWLLANTTSTARFRAGLPKDWTLADKTGTGEYGTTNDVGIAWTPDRTPVVLAVLSTQRDADAAADEPLVAKAAALLAAALS